ttttAGGCTACCACCTCTCGCGAGGTGCCTATCGCAAAGCGCACCATGTGGCTAGTAGTCTGCTAACTATGTCCGCCAATCTTCGCACACCTCCGCTCGGCACTAACGCAGCGCGCCAAAATATATCAGAGTCGGGaggaacaaatcacaaaatcgTAAATTGCACACGCGAATTCAGAAAATCAGATTGCATTGAACTGAAAAGTACGTatacaatgatcaacgatgctagagcaaggggttcgccttgaggggggaatgagttcaagaagctaTGTAAATTAACGTCAATTCTTTTGAATCAGCAAATAATGACATTATTGTAGATAAATTCTTACTCAAATCAGATTCGGTCGAATTAAATCGATCACAGAGCAAGCTGCacatcaatcacatgacaagtatAAATATGACACTAGCCATATGACTGGTTTATGTTCGGCTTAGCTGGGTTCGGGGCTAGAATTTCCGCACTAGCATATTAGttcaaaatatgattttaggatgcatttggattgatggtggatttgaagaaataaatttgaattaatcaatctatgaaaaaataaaatctattaatatttaataaaatataattcaaaattaaaatataataatttaaattgatttaaatttaaaattatttaaacaaattcaaaaaaattattattaaagagTTGAATCTTCAATCAGGTGAAGTGTTTTTCTGGTTTCAACCCAACTGACCTTCTCTTATCTTTTGAACAGAAAGTGAAAATTACTATTTGATCCATCATCCTACTCCTTTTATACGGCTACAATTTACTTGTTGAGGACAAATCCGtaatttttgctctttcttGACGATTCATCCTCGATCCTTTCACAAGTGAAATTTCTTCGCtgtccatatatataattattattaaacaaccatcccatttaaaaattattttttttaaaaaaataattatttaatattaatatctcaaCACGCTACATTCACATGTAAAACTTACCTGtgaaacaaatatttcttttataaatggGTAACAATGGGATTCGAACCCAAGACCTCTTATTTAACTCGACCTCAACAATGTACTAAACAACTACATCatctgaaatttaaaattctagattaaaaaattatttaatattaatatctgtAAATTTTGCACGTacaactttcttttttaaattggcGGCAATGGGATCAGAAtccaatatcttttatttggCCTAAttctaaaatcataattaGTCTCACTTGCCTATTGGAGAACCGCTAAGGCATTAGCATCGAGACTTGACGAGACGGCTATGATTGGTACTAACAGAGCTGTGAGAGTGTGGGGGGCTCGTGCGTACCGTTCATTCCCCACAAGGGATGGACATGTTGGATGAAGAAGATGGCTCCATACGGGATAATATGGATGCTTCGTTTTTGAGAAATGGAGAATACCAAGGacatatcattttaaataactatattatgtaaaaataaattattagagatgaaaattatttaatattaatattttgagatatatatatgtatgtatgtatgttagTTGGTGGAATaaagaaatggagagggaacATGGAAGAACATGGGATACagatatgtttgttttccaaCCCTCAAATTgcaaacattaattaattcattgttTACATATTTTTGGTCAAACGTTTGTTATAAATAGCTTTGAAAGAATATCAAAGAATCCAATGGCAATGgcagatatatatacatcatcattatcatcCATCATTCCCACTTCTACCTCAAtcattcacatatatatatatatagagagagagagagagagagagagagagagtgtgtgtgtgtgtgtgagagagagagagagagtattaATTTGTTGAGAATATTGTATGTAGAAACCATGCAAATTCTTGGAGCATGTTGGGCAGCAAGAATTGTGTAtcaatttttgctttttgtattttttcttgattggtttaatatttatattatattattgggtaaattacaaccatttttttttagatttagtataattacgaatattttttgttatttgaaaaagtataaatactttcttgaTGTtcgatgaaattatataatcttggGATGgaagtatgaaattgtcaattttgctcttactgtatttttttattttttttaaaaattaaatatttataaaaaaattgaatgcggtggatgaaaaaaattttataaaaaaaaattatccacttagtccatgaaaaaatcaaaaaaagatttacagatgaaaattataattctgaatttacaatagcattttggtcagttcaccataaaaatagaTAGAAACCTAATGGATTGGCCTAATTGTTGGATGACCGTTAAAATCAGAgagtattaataaattttcaaacaacaaaaagtatttataattatgccaaattttaagaaaggtgattgtaatttaccttatattattattgcatgcacataataattgGTAGCATGAAAAATTCCATAAACCAGACATTTGATGTTGATGGtcttaaatgcatttttagtgttgtaatttaagttatttagcgttttttttatttaattttttaatatagtattttggtccttcatattgaaaattatgaattgatTCTCAAAATACTCGTAAAATCACTAgagaatcaaaataatatttaaacaatttttgtgatatttaaatgatttgattttgagaaattaagagagaataatataatttagtcaTTTGGGCATTTGTCTTATGGACATAGGTCATAAGACCAAACcatgtaaatttttgttttatgtttctGTCTTATCTAAAATTCTACCACtacattttttcaatttttcgctattttagttcttttttttattgaagttCACCTTTCTAGCTAGAAAAATGAATGTGCATATCGTGTtaccttttaaaattagagTTACAGTTTCTATTAGCTCATTCTTTCCAGCATTTCTatgctttaactttttagaatagcatttttgtctttcatctttttaatttttgcgatTTCAGTCATTTTCTTCACCGGGGTTCACCATTTTCACCGTTGGGGATTATCTCTGGTGTAAAACGGACTAAAATCGTAAACTCTAAAAAAAAGGAACCAAAATGCTGCTCTATTAAGttaaaggaagaaaataataaataatatattacatgacaaaaaatgcaattaagccAATGTTGATGAGATTCTTcatgcattatatataatagggATAATTGCTTTTACACCCCTTGATCTATAGTTTgcttatataaataatctatatcttttagataattatacatacacccaCTAAATGTCAATATCACTTGTACAAAGCACtccttacttttttaaaaaattacaaactgACCCCTTAAAAATGTtagcatcattacacaaacgATCCCTATTTTTTTGCTGCCAgtgataatttatgtaattatgtaaaagacAGAAGTGGTTTGCATAAACAAACCATAGAACATGAGCGTAAATccctataatatataattctatatatatatatatatatgtatatattctcTAGTTGATAATTTTCGACGttcaaattaaatgatatttggaactcctcattttttttaaaaaaaaaattaaaattttgatgagtCACAATTTTGAATATGACCagttcttaaattaattattttatgatagtGCTATTGTCATATTTTACAAcgattaataaatatttgctATGTTTTTTAGCCATAGCAAAAATATCTGTCATCGTTTTGACCATGTCTAATTTTTTGTCCACGCCTACAGAATGAAGGTTAATGGTCATTGCGAAGCTGTGGTTAAATTGTATTTGCTacgattttcttctttagttaTAGTAACTAGCCATAacgaaaaatcatattttttctagtggtaactatatattattttataaatgatataattatttatactaaaaaaataaaaaaattaaatattattaatcatatatatcatATGATCCGCCAAAAActggaaaataatttatttttttaatttaaaataataaataaattataataattatctcGATATACTAAGTAATGCCTCTATTCAactaatatattgatatgaaTAACaacgataaataaattacagtaAAACATAAAGTGAGATAATTATGTCATTATTGCCAAAAAAACAGCGATAATTACTTTgtttaaacttaataattaaacaagCACCTTtacctcttttcttttctccatcgttatgataattttaggTGACCCTAGGGGTGCAAGTTGAGCCGAGCCTGTTCGAGAGCATTCGAGCTCGAGCCATGTTTCTTGTGTTTGTGAGCTTGCGAGCTcatacctatttttttattttttatttataaatattatttaagtaacatatttaatattatattaagtttatattcaaaattcaacaaatactaatattattagccaatatataacttattttaattttatataattataaaatacaatatttatttatttatattgtttaaaaacACACTTAAGCAACAATTTAGTAAgttttcatacttttttgtaaataaatatttaaaattcaccataaattagaattattagttaatatcttatattttagttttagatgatattaaatatggtattttaatttatatgatctaaaatcaataatttagtatattttataatttgttcataaataaatatgtatattattaataaatatgtattttttgtaaatttcttttacaGTTTGTAGAAGAAACTTTGCCAGCAATTTTTGCTTTcaagatgtttgatgaaatgcctgattgaatttttgttgactttgtttggttgtgtttgGACTTTAGTTAGATTTTCGTTATTGTTGTTGCGagtatttatgttttttacacaattcttttaatttagaaatgatCTTTtgactcgagctcgactcattTGCACTTCTACCCACCGTGGCCGGTCTTCACTCCGTTAAGTTTGGACCctgacaaagaaaaagaaaaaaaaaaagacacgggcattttagttttttatataactaattaattttaatttattattaattatcaacatcgaatatttacaattatattgaaattattattaattaaaatatattaatactcCCATATTAATAGAGtttaaatacataacaaaataaatttataatcatgGAGTCTCTACTTTTATTAGTTAACTATATTTTCTCCAAATATGAAACTAAATACTCTAGATCTTTTATCTTCCTTTGTGAGTGataatgtaataatgtaaGGCTAATAATTCTCaactattattttcaaaatattataaatataaaaaatattagaataaaatctCTCGTatattctttctaaaaatgtaCACgaagttgtcactaaatacaattagtcACTCATGTACAGTGACGATctagtgacaataaataataattgtcaCTAACtgtatttagtgataattttatacacattctttgtcactaataattatattgtgaaaagataaaaattattataattttatatatatattattaatgatacttttaaaattatcatttgatagtttgtcactaatatcatattttcttgtggTTAATAAGGGTTAATTACGTCTACCCggtctatttatacaaattatttttactttttacaaaaaattatacatgcaCCATTAGAAACGTAAACATCAAttacttttacaaaatacacgTCCACCCTTAACTATTAGAAGTATTAGGaatgatttctgtaattatataaaagataaagataatttttctaaatatattataaactaagagcgtaaatataatcattccaaaaataaaaaatagaattcttcaaaaaaaaaagaaaagaaaaagatattcaTAAGCTTTTCcattaattgattttgacAAGAATATCCCTGTCATTTCTTCCTACAAAGTACCTTCTCAACCTTTTCAAAAATGGCCTTCCGAACAATTCATGaatatataaagagataattacaccgccgtattttataatttggtgaaaatacatataaatttaatgtgatataaaaaattacatctttatttattagttaaaatttcaaatttattgatattaataaaaggattaaacgaaaatttatattaattctcaATGATTtgttactaacttattgcaatcaaataaatttttttaaccaaaatatttatataataaagataTGCATCGTCACATATATTAGCGTGTAAAGATAAACTaggataatttgataaaaaaaaattatttgacatgtaataagttagtattaaattaattaagagcAAATATAGATTCTCATTCGATTTTTTGACTAATATAAATTcggtaaattttaaaaaatttatttgttggagaaaaataaatgttaagaATATTAgatgtgatttttcaaattagatgaattttatgtataattatactaaatgtGGTGGAAGGACAATGTAATTGTTCTAAATTGAACTCGGCTCGATGAAATTTGAgccatattaatatataatttagaaaaaatgagtaatcacaaagcaattatatatagtttgtttggttggttcaaatttgatagtacaaaaaatttccatatatatatatatatataaatttcaagaatttaagGAGGATCTTGCACGATTCAACTTCACTCGGACACTCACTCACACTCGCTCACAGTAGAACGGATATGCGGGAGAGCAGGGGGCAAGTGGCTAGCAGCTTGGAGCCGTGGCTCGAGCTGAAAAACAAAATCGTCATGGTGACCGGCGCGTCTTCCGGGCGGGGCCGAGAGTTTTGCTTAGACTTAGCCGAAGCCGGATGCAAAGTCGTAGCCGCAGCTCGACGAGTCGATCGCTTACGATTACTCTGCGATGAAATTAACAACGGGATCGGTTCTAACAAGCCGGGCCCTGATCGAGCTAGAGCCGTGGCTGTGGAGCTTGACGTCAACGCAAGTGGACCGATCATTAACGCTGCCGTGGAGAAAGCTTGGGGTGCTTTTGGGAGAATCGATGCTTTGATCAACAATGCTGGTGTGAGAGGTAAAACCAAATTCTTActtcaataaaagtaatatctgatttttgtttttattttctagggttttttttttctgtgatTATGAGGAAATTCTGGGAAATGCCTGCACTATTGAGTTATTTCCTGATGGAACATTTACGAATTTAATTggggttaaatatattttaatgtaaattacaCTTTGCCCTTTGAACTATACGCAATGTAACAAGTGCCccataaattaacaaatataacgCCTTGCCtcctataattaaatttttaaacatactacccttatattatatatatacatatatatatacatatatttagctcaaatcatttttttttagtaattttgcattttaagtttaattaatttttttgattgaaaaaatatctatataattagtgagttgaattttattttttttctacaaactCAAAGTTAACTAATGAATgagtataataaatacataaaaatattttattaatttagtaataaaattgagttattaattatttattattttatataaaaatgaataattacatatcgatttttttaacatattttctttaaaaattattataaaatatttttaatctttttttttctaaaaatgtttaacttttggttaagcatatatatatatttgtcaatttctttaagAAGCATATATtagttgttggttatattacATCTATTGtgtatctactatatatatatatatatactccatctttaatataaattcttcacttattaaaaaaaataattaaaaaataattggtaaTGATTTAATgttcaaaatactaaaatatattgaaaataatataattgttcaaggCGTGAGGGACATTTTTGTCCAACCACGGGGGTAAGTATTACATTTGTTGGTTTAAGGAAGTAAATGGTACATGACGAATAGTTCAAGGGGGCAAAGTGTGTTTTACTCTATATTTTACGCAATCCTCAACCATACATACTTCTGTGAATTGATATGTATGCCCGTGCAACGAATTCGACGTGTGTgcacatttaattttggatctTTTGCAGTTTAGCTAGAGCTATTTGTACTTTGATGCTGACCGTGGTTTGATAGCTTGTTTGGTTGGGGCGAAAATCGAAATGTATAAGAACAGTGGAGTGAAAGCAGGTTCCTAGGAACAATTTTTGTGTTTGATTTGAAAGGTTAGGTGGAGGGAAGTACAAATAGGatgtaatgaaattaattcgttatgagtgatttaaaattattctacagtagtttaatttttatgtagcACAAAATTGGTGAAATATGAAAGTTAATCTTTTGTTCCACTTTATGTTTGatatatctaacaaatatatgtatttcatatttacaTCCCTTTGTATAATATGAAACAGTTTGAAGGAAAAGAGTTTTACTTGCCTATATAAAGCGAATTTGAAATTCCATTCCCCTTTCTTCTCATTGAACCAAACAAAGGTTAAGACTATAGCTTTGATGTTTTGTTATAGGTAGTGTGCACAGTCCATTGGATTTGTCGGAAGACGAATGGAATGATATCATTAGAACAAACCTAACCGGAACCTGGTTGGTCTCCAAGTACGTTTGTTCGCGCATGCGTTATGCTCAACAGGGTGGATCTGTCATCAACATTTCCTCGACTGCAGGTCTTAATCGTGGGCAACTACCCGGAAGCCTTGTTTATGCCGCTTCAAAAGCAGCTGTTAACACCATAACAAaggtatttcttttattaaagtaaaaaagattGCCCTTTGTTGGTTAATGCTTTCTTTTTACTGTACGAAGTGATTTAGAATACCATTTGCTGGTAACTTTCCATCCTTGAGCATCATAAGTCATACAAACAATGCTTCGTCTGTCAAAGGTACCTGAAGAATGCTCAAGCCTcttcaaaacatcttataaggtGTGTGACAACTTATAAGCTCTATAAAAACggtttggtaaaatttttctctaaagagcttataagatctcaaaataaaatgtttagGTTCTTCTAAACTCTTTAAACAGAGTATGCTCAACCcactttttattgttttatataattaagctCTTTGATCATTAGACAAAAACACTCTCccattttgttagtatttcaCTTTTATCCTTCATATAATTGCACCCCCCCCccgaaaaaaaaagaaggaaaaagactatctatttatatgattttgaattataatagtttgaaatattttttggccATTATTATGATACAGTGTATTATGTCAAATACTCTTAACATTTGTAGCTTTGACATCTTGTTTAACCAAACTCTTTAATAgcttattcttaaaaaataagattcaatATCTTTAAACtcttaaaacatcttataagatgtatcAAAcaagcttagccaaacaccctctaaatcTTTGAGACTTGTGAGCATGTTTATGCTTTGGATTTCACCTTCGGGTTAAATGCTGCACTGCTCATGTGTCGTGGAATAAGTGTTATCTATTTTATACATAAGAGATAATGCATTACACACTTTATGCAAATTCACATTTGCTTCCTGTTCCTGCAAGTGTCTAGTGTGGTCTTCCAGCGAATTACATTATGAGAATATTACAAGAATACCCCCtcaattatgatcaaattacacaaatcatcCCTACTGTTGAATAACCACACTGTCTCCCACTAACACCCCCTGTTAGTGATGTTTTTACAGCACTAAGGTGGTGCACTGTAATGAAATTTTCACTGATGTCGTTTGTTGTATAATGCAAAAATGGTTAACAGGGATTGTCGGTATGGTTGTTCAATCAATAAAGGTGGTCCATGTAATTTGACCACAGTTAAGAAGATGTAAATGTAACTAAAATTTGCGAATATGCTGAGAATCACTCGTATTCTTGTTGATTGCTTCCAAACCAACATTTCctacttttctattttaccATCTGAATCTATCATGTTATGTTTCTGTTTCTACTTCGGATGTcaaatgtttattttgtttatattttcatgatCACATTGCACAAAGGGGATGGCTCTGGAACTCGGGATGTATAAGATAAGAGTGAATTCCATATCTCCTGGAATTTTCAAGTCTGAGATAACACAGGGTCTCCTGCAAAAAGATTGGCTCAAAACTGTGGCTTTCAAAACGATCCCTCTACGAACTCATGGCACCACGGATCCGGCACTCACATCCCTCGTCAGGTACTTGGTCCATGATTGTTCGGAATATGTGACGGGCAACGTTTTTATTGTTGAAGCAGGTGCTACTTTACCTGGTATCCCCATTTTTTCCTCTCTGTAGATGTCTATGTCGTGAAGTCCGATTTAATCAATAAGTAGGAAAATGAATATTATGATTCTTTCATGCATATAATGTGTAAAGTTAAATTCTGAGTAggaatttcattttattatataggataaattacaataggCTCTTCTGACATTggtttgttataattacaaataccctctaCAATCGGCTGTCACGaggagtatttgttagacggccTTTAATTATAGGGcatgtttataattattaaaataatgagaaagtatttataattatgataaatttcaaaagaccCGTCTTGCCCTTGTAgccttttcaaaattcaaatttaagtaaatattatcCATTAAAAGTTAATCATGCTTTACCAACATGTTCTAACCTAATGTGGTTGCTGTTAAAGATGAggttctataaataaatttgaattctaCCAATCGTATGGGTACTCATCTCACATTATGTTAATCATTCTTCTGGTCCAACATTAAGAGTTTCATTAATTaaccttcaaaatttctatttagAACAACGTCTCGTGGGATTTGCCCTTTCCACTCGCACTGATatcctcttttttctcttttcattaTTCTCCTTTTATGTATCCCAACTCGACAaggttaaatttctaattatttttcacagaCGACGCCAGAATGATGGACTTGGTCACACGTGGCATGCTTCTGGTTGTGCTGTCAGGCTCAAGTGGGACAACTTGAAggaaataagttgaaaatttgcaCAAATAATGGAAACATTGTAACGATCAAGTTTAGGTATATGGGATATTCATAAATGAAAGGCTTTTATACATCCCCTCCAACTTACGACAGTCACTTGGGTCTTCTTAGGATTGTGCCACATGTCAGCCATCCACGTTTTTTTCCTGGGATCTAGTCAATCCTGGGCTTAGGGTGGCGGATTATTGGGCTATGATAGGGAATAGG
This Sesamum indicum cultivar Zhongzhi No. 13 linkage group LG5, S_indicum_v1.0, whole genome shotgun sequence DNA region includes the following protein-coding sequences:
- the LOC105162683 gene encoding uncharacterized protein LOC105162683 isoform X1 codes for the protein MRESRGQVASSLEPWLELKNKIVMVTGASSGRGREFCLDLAEAGCKVVAAARRVDRLRLLCDEINNGIGSNKPGPDRARAVAVELDVNASGPIINAAVEKAWGAFGRIDALINNAGVRGSVHSPLDLSEDEWNDIIRTNLTGTWLVSKYVCSRMRYAQQGGSVINISSTAGLNRGQLPGSLVYAASKAAVNTITKGMALELGMYKIRVNSISPGIFKSEITQGLLQKDWLKTVAFKTIPLRTHGTTDPALTSLVRYLVHDCSEYVTGNVFIVEAGATLPDDARMMDLVTRGMLLVVLSGSSGTT
- the LOC105162683 gene encoding uncharacterized protein LOC105162683 isoform X2 produces the protein MRESRGQVASSLEPWLELKNKIVMVTGASSGRGREFCLDLAEAGCKVVAAARRVDRLRLLCDEINNGIGSNKPGPDRARAVAVELDVNASGPIINAAVEKAWGAFGRIDALINNAGVRGSVHSPLDLSEDEWNDIIRTNLTGTWLVSKYVCSRMRYAQQGGSVINISSTAGLNRGQLPGSLVYAASKAAVNTITKGMALELGMYKIRVNSISPGIFKSEITQGLLQKDWLKTVAFKTIPLRTHGTTDPALTSLVRYLVHDCSEYVTGNVFIVEADDARMMDLVTRGMLLVVLSGSSGTT
- the LOC105162683 gene encoding uncharacterized protein LOC105162683 isoform X4; its protein translation is MRESRGQVASSLEPWLELKNKIVMVTGASSGRGREFCLDLAEAGCKVVAAARRVDRLRLLCDEINNGIGSNKPGPDRARAVAVELDVNASGPIINAAVEKAWGAFGRIDALINNAGVRGSVHSPLDLSEDEWNDIIRTNLTGTWLVSKYVCSRMRYAQQGGSVINISSTAGLNRGQLPGSLVYAASKAAVNTITKGMALELGMYKIRVNSISPGIFKSEITQGLLQKDWLKTVAFKTIPLRTHGTTDPALTSLVRRRQNDGLGHTWHASGCAVRLKWDNLKEIS
- the LOC105162683 gene encoding uncharacterized protein LOC105162683 isoform X3; its protein translation is MRESRGQVASSLEPWLELKNKIVMVTGASSGRGREFCLDLAEAGCKVVAAARRVDRLRLLCDEINNGIGSNKPGPDRARAVAVELDVNASGPIINAAVEKAWGAFGRIDALINNAGVRGSVHSPLDLSEDEWNDIIRTNLTGTWLVSKYVCSRMRYAQQGGSVINISSTAGLNRGQLPGSLVYAASKAAVNTITKGMALELGMYKIRVNSISPGIFKSEITQGLLQKDWLKTVAFKTIPLRTHGTTDPALTSLVRYLVHDCSEYVTGNVFIVEAGATLPGIPIFSSL